GGGCACCGACCTGGCGTCCCTGAAGACGCGCGCGGTACGCGAAGGCGACGAGTACGTCGTCAACGGCCAGAAGATCTGGACCACCAACGGCGACACGGCCGACTGGGTCTGGCTCGCGACCCGCACCGACCCGGACGCCCCGCCCCACAAGGGCATCACCATGCTCCTCGTCCCCACCACCGACCCGGGCTACTCCTGCACCCTCATCAACACCCTTGCCTCGCACGACACCACCGCCAGCTACTACGAGAACATCCGCGTCCCCGTCTCCCGCCGCGTCGGCGCCGAGAACCAGGGCTGGCGGCTGATCACCAACCAGCTCAACCACGAGCGCGTCACCCTCGCCGCCCACGGCACCATGGCCATCCGCGCCCTGCACGACGTCCAGCGCTGGGCGATGGAGACCAAGCTCGCCGACGGCCGCCGGGTGATCGACCTGCCCTGGGTGCGCCGCCGCCTCGCCCAGACCCATGCGAAGCTCGACGCGCTCAAGCTCCTCAACTGGCAGATGGTCAGCGCCGTCCAGGACGGCACGCTCACCCCGCAGGACGCCTCCGCCGTCAAGGTCTACGGCTCCGAGGCCCGCCGCGACGCCTACGCCTGGCTGATGGAGATCGTCGCCGCACCGGGAGCCCTCAAGGAGGGCTCGGCGGGCGCCGTACTCCACGGCGAACTGGAACGCGGCTACCGCTCCGCCGTGATCTTCACCTTCGGTGGCGGCAACAACGAGATCCAGCGCGAGATCATCTCGTGGATCGGCCTGGGGATGCCGCGGGTCCGGCGTTAGCCTTCGGGCATGGGCGATCCCGGGCTGTTCACGCCGAACTCGGTCACCTGGCAGATGCACGCCGACCCCATGATGTGGGTCGCCGGGATCCGCGCGCTGTATCTGCAGGCCCTGCACCCGCGCGCGGTGCGCGGCGTCATGCAGAACTCCGACTTCCGGCACGACGCCTGGGGCCGGCTGCTGCGCACCGCGAACTTCGTCGGGACGATCACGTACGGCACCACCGAGGCCGCCGAGAAGGCCGGCGCGCGCGTGCGGAAGATCCACAGCATGCTGAGCGCCACCGATCCGGACACGGAGGAGCGCTACGGCGTCGACGAACCCGAACTGCTGCTGTGGGTGCACTGCGCCGAGATCGACTCATACCTCCAGGTCGGACGCCGCTCCGGCTTCCGCCTCACCGACGCCGAGGCCGACCGGTACATTGCCGAACACCGGGCAAGTGCACGCCTGGTGGGCCTCGACCCCGACGCCGTACCGGCGAACAGGGCGCAGCTGGCGGCGTACTTCGAGCAGGTGCGCCCCGAGCTGGCGTGCGGACCCGAGGCACGCGCGGTGGACGACTTCCTGCTCCACCCGCCCACGCACCCCCTGCTCGTCCCGGCGCGCGAGGTGCTGTGGCGGCGCGTGGCGAACCTGGCGTACGCCGCCCTGCCGCCATACGCCCACGAGCTGTACGGCAGACCGGCCCCGGAACCCGCCACCGTCACCC
The DNA window shown above is from Streptomyces chartreusis and carries:
- a CDS encoding acyl-CoA dehydrogenase family protein, which translates into the protein MHLEYTPEQQRLRSELRDYFAELVPDLAQTRFTDPAAQKRHYRSTIRRLGGDGWLGVGWPKEYGGRGLTTIEQFIFFDEAAQAGVPLPLMALNTVGPTIMQYGTDEQKSYFLPKILSGEIDFAIGYSEPEAGTDLASLKTRAVREGDEYVVNGQKIWTTNGDTADWVWLATRTDPDAPPHKGITMLLVPTTDPGYSCTLINTLASHDTTASYYENIRVPVSRRVGAENQGWRLITNQLNHERVTLAAHGTMAIRALHDVQRWAMETKLADGRRVIDLPWVRRRLAQTHAKLDALKLLNWQMVSAVQDGTLTPQDASAVKVYGSEARRDAYAWLMEIVAAPGALKEGSAGAVLHGELERGYRSAVIFTFGGGNNEIQREIISWIGLGMPRVRR
- a CDS encoding oxygenase MpaB family protein, translated to MGDPGLFTPNSVTWQMHADPMMWVAGIRALYLQALHPRAVRGVMQNSDFRHDAWGRLLRTANFVGTITYGTTEAAEKAGARVRKIHSMLSATDPDTEERYGVDEPELLLWVHCAEIDSYLQVGRRSGFRLTDAEADRYIAEHRASARLVGLDPDAVPANRAQLAAYFEQVRPELACGPEARAVDDFLLHPPTHPLLVPAREVLWRRVANLAYAALPPYAHELYGRPAPEPATVTRQLRATGTLLRCVPARLRWQLPPKHILRAMARLGPGSRPAPYKLGRQLAILDESGEGGRTSTGGERGRWGTAG